One Sander vitreus isolate 19-12246 chromosome 23, sanVit1, whole genome shotgun sequence DNA window includes the following coding sequences:
- the LOC144537698 gene encoding uncharacterized protein LOC144537698 isoform X2, translated as MHIKTGTWEASNTVCESDTLCDPAVLVAATNSEPHIRNRRLSPGSGNCGGGGGGGCISGSDQQPRQLSPEGDLIVPGHTHTFSYRRDRDRKGHQHKGRSLRRESQKAVSRASERPQKVHQKERWVEDSLSLLKPPPAFPVQDSPAKLQPAVSYASKVKAGAASGGLEEERPAIGVLLQNQWGLSFISEARPATEGPGPRPAANALPPQPTNAQQAAELQFESVFTVQPPGETPVPVAASITPAARPEGDESNGKLLLSCRHLVEAFNYHNREWNAICNKQKKVPKKVVWYKEAQEHPA; from the exons ATGCATATCAAAACAG GTACATGGGAAGCCAGCAACACAGTGTGTGAGTCCGATACCCTGTGCGATCCAGCCGTCCTCGTTGCAGCCACCAACTCAGAGCCACACATTCGCAACCGTCGCCTGTCTCCTGGCTCGGGCAACTGCGGAGGTGGTGGGGGTGGAGGCTGCATCTCTGGCAGTGACCAACAGCCCCGGCAGCTTTCACCTGAAGGCGACCTGATCGTCCCCGGCCACACGCACACCTTCAGCTACCGCAGGGACAGAGACCGCAAGGGCCACCAGCACAAAGGCCGCAGCCTTCGCAGGGAAAGTCAGAAGGCGGTCAGCCGAGCGAGCGAGCGGCCACAAAAGGTTCACCAAAAGGAGAGGTGGGTGGAGGACAGTCTGTCGCTGCTCAAGCCCCCGCCTGCCTTCCCAGTGCAGGACAGCCCCGCCAAGCTGCAGCCGGCCGTCAGCTACGCCTCCAAGGTGAAGGCGGGAGCAGCAAGCGGAGGGCTGGAGGAGGAGCGCCCTGCCATCGGCGTGCTGCTACAGAACCAGTGGGGTCTCAGCTTCATCAGCGAGGCGAGGCCCGCCACAGAGGGTCCTGGCCCTCGCCCCGCTGCCAACGCCCTCCCTCCTCAGCCTACAAATGCTCAACAGGCAGCAGAGCTACAGTTTGAGTCAGTTTTCACAGTTCAGCCTCCGGGGGAAACGCCTGTCCCAGTTGCTGCCTCCATTACCCCTGCCGCACGCCCAGAGGGGGACGAGAGCAACGGGAAGCTGCTGCTTAGTTGTCGCCATCTAGTGGAGGCTTTTAACTATCACAATAGAG AGTGGAATGCCATCtgtaacaaacagaaaaaag TTCCAAAAAAGGTTGTCTGGTACAAGGAGGCCCAGGAGCACCCAGCCTAG
- the LOC144537698 gene encoding uncharacterized protein LOC144537698 isoform X1, with protein MGAPERNGTRMTAKLSKEETKKMKIHGSEAKAEKEVSGLGEDEESQNMNKGSKIQMIRNKALKRWSSGEGTQRSVKKGENAKDFKDGTTDQQEEDCSHIQGTWEASNTVCESDTLCDPAVLVAATNSEPHIRNRRLSPGSGNCGGGGGGGCISGSDQQPRQLSPEGDLIVPGHTHTFSYRRDRDRKGHQHKGRSLRRESQKAVSRASERPQKVHQKERWVEDSLSLLKPPPAFPVQDSPAKLQPAVSYASKVKAGAASGGLEEERPAIGVLLQNQWGLSFISEARPATEGPGPRPAANALPPQPTNAQQAAELQFESVFTVQPPGETPVPVAASITPAARPEGDESNGKLLLSCRHLVEAFNYHNREWNAICNKQKKVPKKVVWYKEAQEHPA; from the exons ATGGGAGCTCCGGAGAGAAACGGGACCAGAATGACGGCCAAACTGTCCAAAgaggaaacaaagaaaatgaagaTTCATGGAAGTGAAGCGAAGGCAGAGAAGGAAGTCTCTGGGCTAGGGGAGGATGAAGAAAGTCAAAATATGAACAAGGGAAGCAAAATACAAATGATTAGAAACAAAGCTCTGAAAAGGTGGAGCAGTGGTGAGGGGACACAACGATCTGTGAAAAAGGGAGAGAATGCCAAAGATTTTAAAGATGGTACCACAGATCAACAGGAGGAGGACTGCTCACATATCCAAG GTACATGGGAAGCCAGCAACACAGTGTGTGAGTCCGATACCCTGTGCGATCCAGCCGTCCTCGTTGCAGCCACCAACTCAGAGCCACACATTCGCAACCGTCGCCTGTCTCCTGGCTCGGGCAACTGCGGAGGTGGTGGGGGTGGAGGCTGCATCTCTGGCAGTGACCAACAGCCCCGGCAGCTTTCACCTGAAGGCGACCTGATCGTCCCCGGCCACACGCACACCTTCAGCTACCGCAGGGACAGAGACCGCAAGGGCCACCAGCACAAAGGCCGCAGCCTTCGCAGGGAAAGTCAGAAGGCGGTCAGCCGAGCGAGCGAGCGGCCACAAAAGGTTCACCAAAAGGAGAGGTGGGTGGAGGACAGTCTGTCGCTGCTCAAGCCCCCGCCTGCCTTCCCAGTGCAGGACAGCCCCGCCAAGCTGCAGCCGGCCGTCAGCTACGCCTCCAAGGTGAAGGCGGGAGCAGCAAGCGGAGGGCTGGAGGAGGAGCGCCCTGCCATCGGCGTGCTGCTACAGAACCAGTGGGGTCTCAGCTTCATCAGCGAGGCGAGGCCCGCCACAGAGGGTCCTGGCCCTCGCCCCGCTGCCAACGCCCTCCCTCCTCAGCCTACAAATGCTCAACAGGCAGCAGAGCTACAGTTTGAGTCAGTTTTCACAGTTCAGCCTCCGGGGGAAACGCCTGTCCCAGTTGCTGCCTCCATTACCCCTGCCGCACGCCCAGAGGGGGACGAGAGCAACGGGAAGCTGCTGCTTAGTTGTCGCCATCTAGTGGAGGCTTTTAACTATCACAATAGAG AGTGGAATGCCATCtgtaacaaacagaaaaaag TTCCAAAAAAGGTTGTCTGGTACAAGGAGGCCCAGGAGCACCCAGCCTAG
- the LOC144537697 gene encoding uncharacterized protein LOC144537697 isoform X1 translates to METTGSSYQVENTDVFLPLSSLRLLIPPLRLLSAAMWEVAQRRDVLDYENLDEFVMLVTATVPELLNPKQRGTLLLRLRAKIILELCRNEETANILCVQPHLERIRPPGYTGSGDAEVDAEEAIFVELIQTLLKDPAEREHFYQEVFPTEYGPSYDTDMQLLVWEFLSKLEKLLPVPDLSQTVSWLTSAPSILKDCLQALANPDDLRSLLQHHKCLKHLGTQGTTLEISTQVFACSECPFFHMQESYLLQHIEHSHPEQYSKLQRSAETAAIPKKKAQRPEFPKPFPIHDRPDPHMCQECGKTFTRASDVTRHQRTHTGERPYTCEECKKGFKNSWDLTRHQRIHTGERPFLCSQCGKRFTQMGLLKLHFERTSCGQTCNPPLELTTEVIVAEEASENVDGQYKCQKCGESFGSILERLKHRQRHVVRRQYKCSLCEKIYSRASDLKRHQMKHTGERPFACECGKSFTHVWLLNKHQQIHTRERPYPCTECGKSFTQVQILNRHLLTHNGQRPFQCSYCEKSFAQLASLTRHERIHTGERPYLCTTCQKTFLTHGELVRHQRSHSNFRPFSCPHCLKSFKTKRAQSEHLNTHTGERPFACTRCGKRFAKSTSLVRHNLTHTGERPHQCSQCGKTFLTSGELLLHKRIHTGERPYPCSYCERRFRCSSDLNMHIRTHTGEKPHSCLLCKKSFSTSTRLKRHVRTHTEKGVVVESLSL, encoded by the exons atgGAAACGACAGGCAGTTCCTATCAAGTGGAAAACACAG ATGTATTCCTGCCGTTGTCATCATTGAGGCTGCTGATACCTCCTCTGCGGCTGCTTTCTGCAGCGATGTGGGAAGTGGCTCAGCGGAGAGACGTTCTCGATTATGAAAATCTCGATGAGTTTGTGATGCTGGTCACCGCTACAGTGCCAGAGCTGCTCAACCCAAAGCAAAGAGGCACACTGCTTCTGCGACTGAGAGCCAAA ATTATTCTTGAGTTGTGCAGAAATGAGGAAACGGCCAACATTTTGTGCGTACAGCCTCACCTAGAACGAATCCGCCCTCCGGGATACACAGGA AGTGGGGATGCAGAGGTGGATGCAGAGGAGGCCATTTTTGTGGAGCTCATCCAAACACTACTGAAAGACCCAGCAGAGAGGGAGCATTTCTACCAG GAGGTTTTTCCAACAGAGTATGGTCCCAGCTACGACACAGACATGCAGCTCCTCGTGTGGGAGTTTCTGTCTAAACTGGAGAAACTCCTGCCAGTACCAGACCTCAGTCAG ACGGTGTCATGGCTGACCTCTGCCCCCTCTATACTGAAGGACTGCCTGCAAGCGCTCGCCAATCCCGACGACCTGAGGTCTCTCCTGCAGCACCACAAATGCCTCAAGCACCTTGGAACACAAG GTACCACTTTGGAGATATCCACCCAGGTCTTTGCCTGCTCAGAGTGTCCGTTCTTCCACATGCAGGAGTCCTACCTGCTGCAGCACATTGAGCACAGTCACCCTGAGCAGTACAGCAAACTCCAGAGGTCTGCAGAGACTGCGGCTATCCCCAAGAAGAAGGCCCAGCGTCCTGAGTTCCCCAAGCCTTTCCCCATCCACGACAGGCCTGACCCTCACATGTGCCAGGAGTGTGGCAAAACGTTCACACGCGCCTCAGACGTGAcgcgtcaccaacggacacaCACAGGCGAGCGCCCGTACACTTGCGAGGAGTGTAAGAAGGGCTTCAAGAACTCTTGGGATCTGACTAGACATCAGCGCATTCACACAGGGGAACGGCCCTTCCTCTGCTCCCAGTGCGGCAAACGCTTCACACAGATGGGCTTGCTCAAGCTGCATTTCGAACGAACGTCCTGCGGACAGACGTGCAACCCTCCCCTCGAGCTCACGACAGAGGTCATCGTAGCAGAGGAGGCATCAGAAAATGTGGACGGTCAGTACAAATGCCAGAAATGTGGCGAGAGCTTCGGTAGCATCCTGGAGCGGCTGAAGCACAGGCAGAGGCACGTAGTCAGGCGTCAGTACAAATGCTCCCTCTGCGAGAAGATATACAGCCGAGCATCGGACCTCAAGAGACACCAGATGAAGCACACCGGCGAGCGGCCGTTTGCCTGCGAGTGTGGGAAAAGCTTCACGCATGTGTGGCTGCTGAATAAGCACCAGCAGATCCACACCAGGGAGCGTCCGTACCCCTGCACAGAGTGCGGAAAGAGCTTCACACAGGTGCAGATCCTCAACAGGCACCTGCTGACTCACAACGGCCAGAGGCCTTTCCAGTGCTCCTACTGCGAGAAGAGCTTCGCCCAGCTGGCCAGCCTCACGCGCCATGAAAGAATCCACACGGGCGAGAGGCCGTACCTCTGCACCACCTGCCAGAAGACGTTCCTCACACACGGAGAGCTGGTGAGGCATCAGCGCAGCCACAGTAACTTCAGGCCGTTCAGTTGCCCACATTGCCTCAAGAGCTTCAAAACCAAGCGAGCTCAGAGCGAACACCTCAATACGCACACAGGAGAGCGGCCGTTTGCGTGCACCCGTTGCGGGAAGAGGTTCGCCAAGTCGACCTCGCTTGTCCGACACAACCTGACTCACACGGGGGAGCGGCCCCACCAGTGCTCCCAGTGCGGCAAGACCTTCCTCACCTCAGGCGAGCTCCTGCTCCACAAGCggatccacacaggagagaggcCCTACCCCTGCTCCTACTGCGAGAGGAGGTTCAGGTGCTCCTCGGACCTCAACATGCACATCCGGACACACACCGGAGAGAAGCcacacagctgtctgctctgtaaGAAGAGTTTCTCTACTTCTACGAGGCTGAAGagacacgtacgcacacacacggagaaGGGTGTAGTTGTGGAATCATTGAGTCTTTGA
- the LOC144537697 gene encoding uncharacterized protein LOC144537697 isoform X2 yields METTGSSYQVENTDVFLPLSSLRLLIPPLRLLSAAMWEVAQRRDVLDYENLDEFVMLVTATVPELLNPKQRGTLLLRLRAKSGDAEVDAEEAIFVELIQTLLKDPAEREHFYQEVFPTEYGPSYDTDMQLLVWEFLSKLEKLLPVPDLSQTVSWLTSAPSILKDCLQALANPDDLRSLLQHHKCLKHLGTQGTTLEISTQVFACSECPFFHMQESYLLQHIEHSHPEQYSKLQRSAETAAIPKKKAQRPEFPKPFPIHDRPDPHMCQECGKTFTRASDVTRHQRTHTGERPYTCEECKKGFKNSWDLTRHQRIHTGERPFLCSQCGKRFTQMGLLKLHFERTSCGQTCNPPLELTTEVIVAEEASENVDGQYKCQKCGESFGSILERLKHRQRHVVRRQYKCSLCEKIYSRASDLKRHQMKHTGERPFACECGKSFTHVWLLNKHQQIHTRERPYPCTECGKSFTQVQILNRHLLTHNGQRPFQCSYCEKSFAQLASLTRHERIHTGERPYLCTTCQKTFLTHGELVRHQRSHSNFRPFSCPHCLKSFKTKRAQSEHLNTHTGERPFACTRCGKRFAKSTSLVRHNLTHTGERPHQCSQCGKTFLTSGELLLHKRIHTGERPYPCSYCERRFRCSSDLNMHIRTHTGEKPHSCLLCKKSFSTSTRLKRHVRTHTEKGVVVESLSL; encoded by the exons atgGAAACGACAGGCAGTTCCTATCAAGTGGAAAACACAG ATGTATTCCTGCCGTTGTCATCATTGAGGCTGCTGATACCTCCTCTGCGGCTGCTTTCTGCAGCGATGTGGGAAGTGGCTCAGCGGAGAGACGTTCTCGATTATGAAAATCTCGATGAGTTTGTGATGCTGGTCACCGCTACAGTGCCAGAGCTGCTCAACCCAAAGCAAAGAGGCACACTGCTTCTGCGACTGAGAGCCAAA AGTGGGGATGCAGAGGTGGATGCAGAGGAGGCCATTTTTGTGGAGCTCATCCAAACACTACTGAAAGACCCAGCAGAGAGGGAGCATTTCTACCAG GAGGTTTTTCCAACAGAGTATGGTCCCAGCTACGACACAGACATGCAGCTCCTCGTGTGGGAGTTTCTGTCTAAACTGGAGAAACTCCTGCCAGTACCAGACCTCAGTCAG ACGGTGTCATGGCTGACCTCTGCCCCCTCTATACTGAAGGACTGCCTGCAAGCGCTCGCCAATCCCGACGACCTGAGGTCTCTCCTGCAGCACCACAAATGCCTCAAGCACCTTGGAACACAAG GTACCACTTTGGAGATATCCACCCAGGTCTTTGCCTGCTCAGAGTGTCCGTTCTTCCACATGCAGGAGTCCTACCTGCTGCAGCACATTGAGCACAGTCACCCTGAGCAGTACAGCAAACTCCAGAGGTCTGCAGAGACTGCGGCTATCCCCAAGAAGAAGGCCCAGCGTCCTGAGTTCCCCAAGCCTTTCCCCATCCACGACAGGCCTGACCCTCACATGTGCCAGGAGTGTGGCAAAACGTTCACACGCGCCTCAGACGTGAcgcgtcaccaacggacacaCACAGGCGAGCGCCCGTACACTTGCGAGGAGTGTAAGAAGGGCTTCAAGAACTCTTGGGATCTGACTAGACATCAGCGCATTCACACAGGGGAACGGCCCTTCCTCTGCTCCCAGTGCGGCAAACGCTTCACACAGATGGGCTTGCTCAAGCTGCATTTCGAACGAACGTCCTGCGGACAGACGTGCAACCCTCCCCTCGAGCTCACGACAGAGGTCATCGTAGCAGAGGAGGCATCAGAAAATGTGGACGGTCAGTACAAATGCCAGAAATGTGGCGAGAGCTTCGGTAGCATCCTGGAGCGGCTGAAGCACAGGCAGAGGCACGTAGTCAGGCGTCAGTACAAATGCTCCCTCTGCGAGAAGATATACAGCCGAGCATCGGACCTCAAGAGACACCAGATGAAGCACACCGGCGAGCGGCCGTTTGCCTGCGAGTGTGGGAAAAGCTTCACGCATGTGTGGCTGCTGAATAAGCACCAGCAGATCCACACCAGGGAGCGTCCGTACCCCTGCACAGAGTGCGGAAAGAGCTTCACACAGGTGCAGATCCTCAACAGGCACCTGCTGACTCACAACGGCCAGAGGCCTTTCCAGTGCTCCTACTGCGAGAAGAGCTTCGCCCAGCTGGCCAGCCTCACGCGCCATGAAAGAATCCACACGGGCGAGAGGCCGTACCTCTGCACCACCTGCCAGAAGACGTTCCTCACACACGGAGAGCTGGTGAGGCATCAGCGCAGCCACAGTAACTTCAGGCCGTTCAGTTGCCCACATTGCCTCAAGAGCTTCAAAACCAAGCGAGCTCAGAGCGAACACCTCAATACGCACACAGGAGAGCGGCCGTTTGCGTGCACCCGTTGCGGGAAGAGGTTCGCCAAGTCGACCTCGCTTGTCCGACACAACCTGACTCACACGGGGGAGCGGCCCCACCAGTGCTCCCAGTGCGGCAAGACCTTCCTCACCTCAGGCGAGCTCCTGCTCCACAAGCggatccacacaggagagaggcCCTACCCCTGCTCCTACTGCGAGAGGAGGTTCAGGTGCTCCTCGGACCTCAACATGCACATCCGGACACACACCGGAGAGAAGCcacacagctgtctgctctgtaaGAAGAGTTTCTCTACTTCTACGAGGCTGAAGagacacgtacgcacacacacggagaaGGGTGTAGTTGTGGAATCATTGAGTCTTTGA